In one window of Rhinopithecus roxellana isolate Shanxi Qingling chromosome 15, ASM756505v1, whole genome shotgun sequence DNA:
- the PCNX3 gene encoding pecanex-like protein 3 isoform X4 yields the protein MGSQVLQILRQGVWASLTGGWFFDPHQSTFSNCFHLYVWIFLLIFPFLLYMVLPPSLMVAGVYCLVVAVIFAAIKTVNYRLHAMFDQGEIVEKRSSTMGELEEEPAQGDSNPPRDPGVEMTVFRKVSSTPPVRCSSQHSVFGFNQVSELLPRMEDSGPLRDIKELVREQGSNNVIVTSADREMLKLSSQEKLIGDLPQTPPGAVPDPSLPSTDSSEPSPLAGDGAPWSGSSMADTPMSPLLKGSLSQELSKSFLTLTRPDRALVRTSSRREQRRGAGGYQPLDRRGSGEPTPQKAGSSDSCFSGTDRETLSSFKSEKTNSTHLDSPPGGPAPEGSDTDPPSEAELPASPDAGVPSDDTLRSFDTVIGAGTPPGLAEPLLVVRPKDLALLRPSKQQPPLRRHSPPGRAPRRPLLEGGAFFEDEDTSEGSELSPASSLRSQRRYSTDSSSSTSCYSPESSRGAAGGPRKRRAPHGAEEGTAVPPKRPYGTQRTPSTASAKTHARVLSMDGAGGDVLRPPLAGSKAELEAQVGVEQAAGEPAVLPAEARRGPAANQPGWRGELQEEGAVGGAAEETGRRDRSSSVRRTQAIRRRHNAGSNPTPPASVMGSPPSSLQEAQRGRAASHSRALTLPSALHFASSLLLTRAGANVHEACTFDDTSEGAVHYFYDESGVRRSYTFGLAGGGYENPVGQQGEQATNGVWDRHSHSSSFHSADVPEATGGLNLLQPRPVVLQGMQVRRVPLEIPEDSLHESQEQTLMEEAPPRAQHSYKYWLLPGRWTSVRYERLALLALLDRTRGVLENIFGVGLSSLVAFLGYLLLLKGFFTDIWVFQFCLVIASCQYSLLKSVQPDAASPMHGHNWVIAYSRPVYFCICCLLIWLLDALGSAQPFPPVSLYGLTLFSASFFFCARDVATVFTLCFPFVFLLGLLPQVNTCLMYLLEQIDMHGFGGTAATSPLTAVFSLSRSLLAAALLYGFCLGAIKTPWPEQHVPVLFSVFCGLLVALSYHLSRQSSDPTVLWSLIRSKLFPELEERSLETARAEPPDPLPDKMRQSVREVLHSDLVMCVVIVVLTFAISASTVFIALKSVLGFVLYALAGAVGFFTHYLLPQLRKQLPWFCLSQPVLKPLEYSQYEVRGAAQVMWFEKLYAGLQCVEKYLIYPAVVLNALTVDAHTVVSHPDKYCLYCRALLMTVAGLKLLRSAFCCPPQQYLTLAFTVLLFHFDYPRLSQGFLLDYFLMSLLCSKLWDLLYKLRFVLTYIAPWQITWGSAFHAFAQPFAVPHSAMLFVQALLSGLFSTPLNPLLGSAVFIMSYARPLKFWERDYNTKRVDHSNTRLVTQLDRNPGADDNNLNSIFYEHLARSLQHTLCGDLALGRWGNYGPGDCFVLASDYLNALVHLIEVGNGLVTFQLRGLEFRGTYCQQREVEAITEGVEEDEGCCCCEPGHLPRVLSFNAAFGQRWLAWEVTASKYVLEGYSISDNNAASMLQVFDLRKILITYYVKSIIYYVSRSPKLEAWLSHEGIAAALRPVRAPGYADSDPTFSLSVDEDYDLRLSGLSLPSFCAVHLEWIQYCASRRSQPVDQDWNSPLVTLCFGLCVLGRRALGTASHSMSASLEPFLYGLHALFKGDFRITSPRDEWVFADMDLLHRVVAPGVRMALKLHQDHFTSPDEYEEPAALYDAIAANEERLVISHEGDPAWRSAILSNTPSLLALRHVLDDASDEYKIIMLNRRHLSFRVIKVNRECVRGLWAGQQQELVFLRNRNPERGSIQNAKQALRNMINSSCDQPLGYPIYVSPLTTSLAGSHPQLRALWGGPISLGAIARWLLRSWERLHKGCGAGCNSGGNVDDSDCSGGGGLTSLSNNPPMAHPTPENTAGNGDQPLPPGPGWGPRPSLSGSGDGRPPPLLQWPPPRLPGPPPASPTPTEGPRTSRPPGPGLLSSEGPSGKWSLGGRKGLGGSDGEPASGSPKGGTPKSQAPLDLSLSLSLSPDVSTEASPPRAAQDIPCLDSSAPESGTPMGVPGDWPAPVEERESPAAQPLLEHQY from the exons ATGGGGTCGCAGGTGTTGCAGATCCTGCGCCAGGGGGTGTGGGCCTCGCTCACCGGCGGTTGGTTCTTCGACCCGCACCAGAGCACCTTCTCCAACTGCTTTCACCTCTATGTTTGGATCTTCCTGCTCATCTTTCCCTTCTTGCTGTACATG GTCTTGCCTCCCAGCTTGATGGTGGCCGGCGTGTACTGCCTTGTGGTGGCTGTCATCTTTGCTGCTATCAAGACCGTCAACTATCGGCTGCATGCCATGTTTGACCAGGGCGAGATCGTGGAGAAGCGCAGCTCTACCATGGGGGAGCTGGAGGAAGAGCCTGCCCAGGGGGACAGCAATCCACCCAG GGACCCCGGAGTGGAGATGACAGTGTTCCGGAAAGTCAGTTCCACACCCCCAGTGCGCTGCAGCTCCCAGCACTCTGTGTTTGGCTTCAACCAGGTCTCG GAGCTGCTGCCCCGAATGGAGGACTCTGGGCCCCTCAGAG ACATCAAGGAGCTGGTGCGGGAGCAGGGCAGCAACAATGTGATCGTGACCTCTGCCGACCGGGAGATGCTGAAGCTCAGCTCGCAGGAGAAACTGA TTGGAGACCTTCCCCAGACGCCTCCAGGGGCTGTCCCAGACCCCTCTCTTCCCAGTACAGACTCTTCAGAGCCTTCTCCCCTGGCTGGAGATGGAGCGCCCTGGAGCGGGAGCAGCATGGCTGACACTCCCATGAGCCCCCTCCTGAAGGGGAGCCTCAGCCAGGAGCTGAGCAAGAGCTTCCTGACCCTGACCCGGCCTGACCGGGCCCTGGTGAGGACCAGCAGTCGACGGGAGCAACGCAGGGGGGCAGGTGGCTATCAGCCCCTTGACCGGCGGGGCTCAGGGGAGCCCACGCCCCAGAAAGCGGGCTCCTCAGACTCTTGCTTCAGCGGTACTGATAGGGAGACATTGAGCAGCTTCAAGAGTGAGAAGACCAACTCCACCCATCTGGACAGCCCCCCAGGGGGGCCAGCCCCTGAGGGCAGCGACACAGACCCACCCTCTGAGGCTGAGCTGCCCGCCTCGCCAGACGCAGGGGTCCCCTCAGATGACACGCTGCGTTCCTTTGACACGGTCATTGGAGCAGGGACACCACCGGGCCTGGCTGAGCCGCTCCTGGTTGTGCGGCCCAAGGACTTGGCCCTGCTACGGCCTAGCAAACAGCAGCCACCCCTGCGAAGACACTCTCCACCTGGCCGGGCCCCTCGACGGCCCCTgcttgaaggtggggccttcTTTGAGGATGAAGACACCAGCGAGGGCAGTGAACTGAGTCCAGCCTCCAGTCTCCGATCGCAGCGCCGCTACAGTACTGACAGCTCCTCTTCTACTTCCTGCTACTCCCCTGAGAGCTCCCGGGGTGCAGCAGGGGGACCCCGGAAGCGGAGGGCCCCCCATGGGGCTGAGGAGGGAACTGCTGTGCCCCCCAAGCGGCCATATGGGACCCAGCGGACACCTAGTACCGCCAGCGCTAAAACACATGCCCGAGTGCTGAGCATGGATGGGGCTGGGGGTGATGTTCTGAGGCCCCCACTGGCTGGCTCCAAGGCTGAGCTGGAGGCCCAGGTTGGGGTGGAGCAGGCTGCTGGTGAGCCTGCTGTGCTGCCTGCTGAGGCCCGAAGGGGACCTGCTGCCAACCAGCCCGGCTGGCGGGGGGAGCTGCAGGAGGAAGGTGCCGTGGGGGGAG CAGCTGAGGAGACTGGCAGGCGGGACCGCTCAAGCAGTGTGAGGCGGACCCAGGCCATTCGGAGACGCCACAATGCAGGCAGCAACCCCACCCCTCCAGCCTCTGTCATGGGCTCGCCTCCCAG CAGCCTGCAGGAGGCTCAGCGGGGCCGGGCTGCCTCTCACTCCCGGGCGCTGACTCTGCCCTCTGCGCTGCATTTCGCCTCTTCACTGTTGCTCACCCGGGCCGGTGCCAATGTGCATGAGGCCTGCACCTTTGATGACACCTCTGAGGGTGCTGTGCACTATTTCTACGATGAGAGCG GTGTGCGGCGCTCCTACACCTTTGGTCTGGCTGGAGGCGGCTACGAGAACCCTGTAGGGCAGCAAGGGGAGCAGGCAACTAATGGAGTCTG GGACCGACACTCACATTCCTCCAGCTTCCACTCAGCTGATGTCCCTGAGGCCACAGGTGGCCTGAACTTGCTGCAGCCGAGGCCTGTGGTTCTGCAGGGCATGCAGGTGCGCCGGGTGCCCCTGGAGATCCCGGAG GACTCCCTGCACGAATCCCAGGAGCAGACGCTGATGGAGGAAGCGCCACCCCGGGCCCAGCATAGCTATAAGTACTGGCTTCTCCCTGGCCGCTGGACCTCTGTGCGCTACGAGCGGCTTGCCTTGCTGGCTCTGCTGGACCG GACGCGAGGAGTGCTGGAGAACATCTTCGGCGTGGGCCTGAGCAGCCTTGTGGCCTTCCTGGGCTACCTGCTGCTGCTCAAGGGCTTCTTCACCGACATCTGGGTCTTCCAGTTCTGCCTGGTCATCGCCTCCTGCCAGTACTCCCTACTGAAG AGCGTCCAGCCTGATGCGGCGTCCCCCATGCAC GGCCACAACTGGGTGATCGCGTACAGCCGGCCTGTCTACTTCTGCATCTGCTGTCTGCTCATCTGGCTGCTGGACGCCCTGGGCTCAGCTCAGCCCTTCCCACCTGTCTCCCTCTATGGCCTCACGCTTTTCTCCGCCTCCTTCTTCTTCTGTGCCCGAGACGTGGCCACtg TGTTCACCCTGTGCTTCCCCTTCgtcttcctcctgggcctcctgccCCAGGTCAACACCTGCCTCATGTACCTGCTGGAGCAAATAGATATGCATGGCTTCGGGGGCACAG CCGCCACCAGCCCGCTCACGGCAGTCTTCAGCCTCTCCCGCAGCCTGCTGGCCGCTGCCCTGCTCTACGGCTTCTGCCTTGGGGCCATCAAG ACTCCGTGGCCAGAGCAGCACGTCCCTGTCCTCTTCTCAGTCTTCTGTGGCCTCCTGGTGGCGCTGTCCTACCACCTGAGCCGGCAGAGCAGCGACCCCACCGTGCTCTG GTCTCTGATCCGGAGCAAGCTCTTCCCTGAGCTGGAGGAGCGCAGCTTGGAGACAGCCCGGGCCGAGCCCCCGGACCCCTTGCCGGACAAGATGCGCCAGTCAGTG CGTGAGGTCTTGCACTCCGACCTGGTGATGTGTGTGGTTATCGTCGTGCTCACCTTCGCCATCAGTGCCAGCACCGTCTTTATTGCCCTGAAG TCGGTGCTGGGTTTCGTGTTGTACGCACTGGCTGGGGCCGTGGGCTTCTTCACACATTACTTGCTGCCACAACTCCGCAAACAGCTGCCCTGGTTCTGCCTGTCACAGCCTGTGCTGAAGCCGCTGGAGTACAGCCAGTATGAAGTGCGTG GTGCTGCCCAGGTGATGTGGTTTGAGAAGCTGTATGCTGGCCTGCAGTGCGTAGAGAAGTACCTCATCTACCCAGCCGTGGTGCTCAACGCCCTCACGGTGGATGCCCACACAGTCGTCAGCCACCCGGACAAGTACTGCCTCTA CTGCCGGGCGCTGCTGATGACCGTGGCTGGGCTGAAGCTGCTGCGCTCAGCCTTCTGCTGCCCTCCGCAGCAGTACCTGACGTTGGCCTTCACTGTCCTGCTCTTCCACTTCGACTACCCGCGCCTCTCCCAGGGCTTTCTGCTTGACTACTTCCTCATGTCCCTGCTTTGCAGCAAG CTGTGGGACCTGCTGTACAAGCTGCGTTTCGTGCTGACCTACATCGCGCcctggcagatcacctggggcTCGGCTTTCCACGCCTTTGCCCAGCCCTTTGCCGTGCCAC ACTCGGCCATGCTGTTCGTCCAGGCCCTGCTCTCGGGGCTCTTCTCCACACCTCTCAACCCGCTGCTGGGCAGCGCGGTCTTCATCATGTCCTATGCTCGGCCCCTCAAGTTCTGGGAGCGTGACTACAA CACTAAACGTGTGGATCATTCCAACACCCGCCTGGTCACACAGCTGGACCGGAACCCTG GCGCTGATGACAACAACCTCAACTCCATCTTCTATGAGCACCTGGCGCGTTCGCTGCAGCATACCCTGTGTGGGGACCTGGCGCTGGGCCGCTGGGGCAACTACGGCCCTGGCGACTGCTTCGTCCTGGCCTCCGACTACCTCAACGCTCTGGTGCACCTCATCGAGGTTGGCAATGGCCTCGTCACCTTCCAGCTGCGTGGCCTTGAGTTCCGGG GCACTTACTGCCAGCAGCGCGAGGTGGAGGCCATCACCGAGGGTGTGGAGGAGGACGAGGGCTGTTGCTGCTGCGAACCCGGCCACCTGCCACGGGTCCTGTCCTTCAATGCCGCCTTCGGGCAGCGCTGGCTGGCCTGGGAGGTGACAGCCAGCAAGTACGTGCTGGAGGGCTATAGCATCAGTGACAATAACGCTGCCTCCATGCTGCAGGTCTTCGACCTCCGCAAGATCCTCATCACCTACTACGTCAAG AGCATCATCTACTACGTGAGCCGCTCACCAAAGCTGGAGGCGTGGCTCAGCCACGAGGGCATCGCGGCAGCCCTGAGGCCTGTGCGGGCGCCCGGCTATGCTGACTCGGATCCCACCTTCTCTCTGAGTGTGGATGAGGACTATGACCTCCGCCTGTCTGGCCTCTCGCTGCCCTCCTTCTGCGCAGTGCACCTCGAGTGGATCCAGTACTGTGCCTCCCGGCGCAGCCAG CCCGTGGACCAGGATTGGAACTCCCCGCTGGTCACGCTGTGTTTTGGCCTGTGTGTGCTGGGCCGCCGGGCCCTGGGGACAGCCTCTCACAGCATGTCTGCAAG CCTGGAGCCCTTCCTCTACGGCCTGCACGCCCTGTTCAAGGGGGATTTTCGCATCACCTCCCCACGCGACGAGTGGGTCTTTGCCGACATGGACCTGCTTCACCGCGTTGTGGCGCCTGGGGTTCGCATGGCCCTCAAGCTTCAccag GACCACTTCACGTCCCCAGATGAATATGAGGAGCCAGCAGCCCTCTACGATGCCATTGCGGCCAACGAGGAGCGGCTGGTCATCTCACATGAGGGTGACCCGGCATGGCGCAGCGCCATCCTCAGCAACACGCCCTCCCTGCTGGCGCTGCGCCACGTCCTGGATGACGCCTCTGATGAGTACAAGATCATCATGCTCAACCGGCGCCACCTCAGCTTCCGAGTCATCAAG GTGAACCGGGAGTGCGTGCGTGGCCTGTGGGCCGGCCAGCAGCAGGAGCTGGTGTTCCTGCGCAACCGCAATCCTGAGCGCGGCAGCATCCAGAATGCCAAGCAGGCGCTTCGCAACATGATCAACTCCTCCTGTGACCAGCCGCTGGGCTACCCCATCTACGTGTCGCCTCTCACCACCTCGCTGGCTGGCAGCCACCCCCAGCTACGGGCGCTGTGGGGTGGCCCCATCAGCCTGGGTGCCATTGCCCGCTGGCTCCTGCGCAGCTGGGAGAG gcttCACAAGGGCTGTGGTGCCGGCTGCAATAGTGGCGGGAACGTGGATGATTCAGACTGTAGCGGGGGCGGTGGCCTGACCTCCCTCAGCAATAACCCCCCCATGGCACACCCCACGCCTGAGAACACGGCAG GCAATGGTGACCaacccctcccaccaggccctggctGGGGGCCGCGGCCCTCCCTGAGTGGCTCTGGTGATGGGCGGCCCCCACCTCTGCTGCAGTGGCCTCCCCCTCGGCTCCCTGGACCACCCCCTGCATCGCCTACCCCCACAGAGGGTCCCCGGACCTCACGGCCCCCTGGCCCTGGTCTCCTCAGTTCTGAGGGCCCCAGTGGGAAGTGGAGCCTGGGGGGCCGGAAGGGGCTGGGAGGATCTGATGGGGAGCCAGCCTCAGGTAGCCCCAAAGGAGGTACCCCCAAATCTCAG gcgCCTCTagacctcagcctcagcctcagcctcagcccggATGTCAGCACTGAGGCCTCACCCCCCAGAGCTGCCCAGGACATTCCTTGCTTGGACAGCAGTGCCCCTGAGAGTGGCACACCTATGGGTGTGCCGGGCGACTGGCCTGCCCCTGTCGAGGAGCGTGAGAGCCCGGCTGCCCAGCCCCTGCTGGAACACCAGTACTGA